The Ictidomys tridecemlineatus isolate mIctTri1 chromosome 1, mIctTri1.hap1, whole genome shotgun sequence DNA window TGAGGACTGGGGATTTCCCAGGAGTTAGGAAgaattttcagtttcttaaaaaattgaCTTCTTTTAGTTACTTTATTAATTATTCACTATGTTTGAAGGAAAATTTTTTCCTGAATGTGATTATAGCTTTATCCCTTGTAGTCATTTAACCTCTACCAGGTGATTTGAACTTAACTGAAGCATGGAGGATCCTTGCCCCTTGGGCATAGTTaagaggaggagcagagagcagggaaGATGGAGGCCAGATCCCTAAGCCTTGACTCAGCTCTGCAGCTTCCCCTCTCTGAGCTGAGAGGTGGTGATGCCTAAGTCACAACCTTGTCGCTGGGTTACAAGTGGCCTCATCAAAACCTGGGACACTGAGGACTGCATAGGTGTAGGCCAATTTATTATTAGCATCTTgtcttgcttttatttaaaaactgagaGAATTATTTATTGGAATGTTAGTTTCCTATGGATATTATGCTGTCACAAACCCAGCTTAACATGTTACAGTCCAGGAGGTCAGAATCCCAAAGGTGGCCACACTGGCTAAACTCCTCCTGTTGGGGGAGCTGTGGTTCCCTCATGGGAACccatttctgtttggtttttgagTGGCAGGACCTGGTTTGTTGGCCCCCCAGAGCTGGCCCCTGCCTAGGACTTCCTGAACAGCCCCCTCTACTTCAAATCCATGGACTGGATCAGTCTGGGTGCAGTTTCCAACAGCACAGCACCCCTTcctgcttcctgcctccctccttccttcaaaGGCCTTTTGATTGCACTGAGTCTAGAATGTTCTCATCCCAGATCCATGAGTTAATCACCTCTGCAAAGTCTCTGTCATATACAAAAGTGTGTCCTTTGGTTTCAGGGACTAGCTATGTATGGAATTATAGGAGGAGGACTCTTCTGCACACAACTGGTCTTAACACTTGCTAAGCCTATTACAGCTTCACTAAACTCATTAAGGAGGAACATTAATCATAAGTCTCatggcattttttaaagatacaattGTTTCTGGTAATAGGAGGGAGATGAAAACTTGCTGTTAAAATATCATGCATAACAATAACGATCTTCTTTTTATCTATTATACAGGAGGAATTCTAACTTTAACCTTTTCCCCCTACAATACAATCTCTGGATGTCTAATAACACTGGGGGCTGCAGTTCTCTTTAACACAATAACTGGGGCCTGCCTGCAAGAAGAGCTGTCTTAGCAAGGTCAGgtgcagaaaacaaaagaagggGTGAGTTCTTCTTGTGTAGTCAAGAAGGTGGTCATCTAGGGACTGTGTGAGCAGGTGTCTGGATTTTAAGGCTCAGGGAGTAATTGTCCCAAATTTATACACATTAACCTCAGAAATTTAGGAGTAAATTTGTATTAGTGTTTGACCTTCGAAGACTTGTTTTATTTGTCCCCTTCCCACTctcccttgttttgggttagcattcacatatcagagacagCTTCTGgaatttggttttttggggatttgcgtatttcacttagaatgataatctccagtttcatccatttactggcaaatgccatatttcattcttctttaatttgtttcctAGAACTAAGTCTCTTTAGAGAACATGGAGGGATCCTATTTTATGACAACTTTATTTTGGAGCAAAGACAAGCACAAAGGCCtggtatttgttttcttgtttgtcttTCTTGAGTTTcatggtgctagggatggagACAGGGCCTCTCCACACTAGGCAAGTGTCCAACCTCAAACTGAACAGGCTCAGGCCTGGCATTtgttgaaaatgtgtttgctatTAGCACGTTTTCAAAAaccaaacttaaaaatatttaaaagaaattatccaAGAAATGGATTAACTTAAAATCAAAAATACATGATTTGCATTACATTAGTGATGTGTTTTAAAACCATCCATTTAATGATTTAACAAGTATTTACAACACACCAGTCGTTCTTCTAGATGGTGagagtggttaaaaaaaaaataggcaccAATCCTCATCCTCACGGGGCTCACTTTCCAGAACCAAAAGTCCAACACAAGCAAAATGAACCTGTAGTCTGTCCCATGGTGCtaagaatcatgaagaaatacaAAGTCCTCAAGTGGGACCAGAGCCACCTGCTGAGAAGGTGGCCTTTGCACCATTCCCTGACGCACATGCGGAGATGGCCAGCTTAGACATGCAGAAGGGCTCAGACAAGGGGAGCTGGGACAGGGGTCCTGGGCTGGGACCCTAGAGTGGGGACAGAGGACCAGCAAGATGACCTCCTCAGCCCCATGACCAGCACATTGCAGGGGGCAAGAGAGAACTTCAAGGTAAGAGTCAAAACACGATGGCCCCTGAGCACAGCCTTCAGCAGAGAGTGACCTGGGGTGAATATATCCCCCAAGGTCACTTTGGTTGCTGTGTTGGAGGGGGACTCAGGGTGAGCAGAGAGGATGTGAGAAAGCTCCTGGACAACCCAGGTTAAAGATCATGCATTGGCCCAGCCTACTAGCTGTGCATGGAGAGATAAATGTGGATTCTTCACTTGAACTAGTTTATGCATTTGGATTGTTTCATTTATGTGGCAAAGAGAGATAAAAATCTCTCCCCACTTTTTATGGAttagctttattaatttttttggagtAAAAAGTAGAACATCGCTTTCCTGTCGGTGGGTTTTAACAAAAACATATTGTAGacaacatttattttcaattgtccTTTGGAAATggtatgtaattttcttttttatttctttagtactagagattgaactcagccatatccctacccctattttgtattttattagaggcagggtctcactaagctgcttatcaccttgccattgctgaggctggctttgaacttgtgattctcctgtctcagcctcccaccactcagattacaggcatgcaccaccacaccaggctctgGAATGTAATTTAAATTAACAGATCAGCATTCTAAGACAAGCCTTGACCATATGGTCCTTCTGGGAGGCCTGACAAAAAAGACAGCAGCCGTGACTACTTACAGAATAATTTGAACAAATGGATCAGAGAAAAACTTGTAGAATCAGTCTATTTAATTTTAGAATCCATTTTTAGCAGTAGAGTCTATTGAGTAGGCTTTATTGAGCCTATGGGTCATGTCTCATGGACAGCAGATAGATGAGAATTTCAGACAGTGATTTTGTCCTTGTTTAAGTAAATCACAGACTCACAATAATGCAGAGTGAGCAGAACAGACGTGGCGAATCTCTACTCCAGGGCGAGAGATCTCTACTCTCGCCATCCTCTGCACACAGCAACATGACCACAGGCAGTGCCAGGAGGGCTACTTGCCAACAAGAAACAGGGTCACCTCTGTGGCTGCTCTGGGATGAGTTTGCTGGTTTGTTTTTCTCTAGCCCCTGCCCTGGAAAATCCCTCCACGCCAGCCCCTGTGCAGAGTGGTGTCCCCATCCTGACCTGGCTCTTCCCACCCTTCCTCCTGATCCTGAGGTGTCCCTGATCCCCTGAGCTGCCACTGGCAATGTCAACAGGAAACAGAACTTCTACCTCTGACTTTGTTCTCTTGGGGCTTCTGGTGAGCACGGAGGCCACAGGGATTGTTTTCACGGTCATTTTTGCCATTTTCGTGGTGGCTGTCACTGCAAATGTGGTCATGATAGTCTTGATTCAAGTGGACTCCcgcctccacacccccatgtacttcctgctcagccagcTGTCCATCATGGACACCCTTTTCATCTGTACCACTGTCCCAAAGCTCCTGGTGGACATGGTTTCTACAGAGAGGACCATTTCCTTTGTGGCCTGTGGCATCCAGATCTTCCTGTACTTGACCATGATTGGTTCAGAGTTCTTCCTGTTGGGCCTCATGGCCTATGACCGTTATGTGGCTGTCTGCAACCCCCTTAGGTACCCAGTTCTCATGAACCGCAAGATGTGTCTTCTGCTGGCTGCTGGTGCCTGGTTTGGGGGCTCACTTGATGGCTTTCTGCTCACACCCATCACCATGAATGTCCCTTACTGTGGCTCCCACCAGATCAACCATTTTTTCTGTGAGATCCCTGCCGTTCTCAAACTGGCCTGTGCTGACACGTCCTTGTATGAGACGCTGATGTACCTCTGCTGCGTCCTCATGCTGCTCATCCCCATCTCTATCATCTCCACTTCCTATGCGCTCATCTTGCTCACCGTCCACCGCATGCGCTCTGCTGAGGGCCGCAAAAAGGCCTTCACCACGTGTTCATCCCACCTGACTGTGGTCAGCATTTTCTACGGGGCTGCCTTCTACACATATGTGCTGCCCCGGTCATTCCACACACCTGAACAGGACAAGGTAGTGTCTGCCTTCTATACCATTGTCACACCCATGCTTAACCCTCTCATCTACAGTCTCAGAAACAAGGATGTTATGGGGGCATTGGAGAGGGTGTTTTCCCACTGCTCCCCTGCTCAGAAAGTAGCCACAGGTGAGGCGTAGAGACTCAGTAACACGAGGACAGGTCCTCCAGAGGTCACTCTCCATGTGCCCAGTTTCATCAGACTACTTTTCAGCCATCAAATCTACTTAACAATTAAGAAGAGTCCTCTCCAGAACAAATACCATCCAACAAAGCCCCTCATAGCCTGATTAGAGCTGAGCCTCATTGTCAGAAATTTCCTCGAAGACCACTGCTGATGCCCAACCCCAGCAGGACAACAAGCTGGTCTGTCCAGAGGAAACTGCACTCCCATTCCATCGTACATTGTGTTGGTGAAAGGGGACGTTGAAAGCGCTTTCAACCAGCTTATGTTCCAGGCTACTTCGTCTTACACCTTGGGACTTGGAATCTAAGAAGACACTAAAATTTCATAGAGTAGAGAAGTTTCTGCCAAGCTAATCCCAGACAAGGGAGAGAGTGCCTCTTGCTCCACACACAAATTAACCACACTCAAACTTCTGTgatactttaatacaaagaatagaacaaccacaacaacaacaaaaaagaatagaacaaaagcaagaacaaaaaCCCAACTAATAAACAGGCCCTGAGTTGGAATGACTGGAGCAGGGCCTCTGGACCCCACTAATGAACATCTACTCCTGCAGCAAAAGCAGAGAATTAACACAAAGTCTGTAGATATCACACCTTTAAAAGGTCTCAGTCTATAACAATCTAGGACATTTTGTCAAGAGAAGACTATGCCTTAAAAAGTCCCAAACATAAGAATTGATGAGAAATTCATACCAATAAATGCATAATACTCAACACATCaataaaagaaataggaaaaaacaagGTAATGCAACAGCTTCTAAGTTCATAATTCACCTGCAACTGTCTCCAAAGATATTGAAGTggagaaaataacagaaaagttCATAAgcatgattataaaaatgatcaatgaatttcaagagaacatagaaaaataactgaatgaattaaagaaGTAAATACAGGCTATGAATGAGAAATTTGAAGGAGATTGATATGTTGAAAAATAACCAAGCAGAAACTTAGAAATGAaggacacaataaatcaaataaaatgtttactcAAAAGTCTAATAGAGTAGATCATACTGATGACAGAATGGCAGATCTAGAAGACAAAGTGGCTGGTCTAGAATATTCATACagcattataaaaaagaaaataagtaactatGACCAGAGTAAAAGAACTCTGGGCCaacattaagagaaaaaatttaagaatcattggaatTGAAGAATATTGTGAGAGGGAAGCTAATGGCTGTAATTCCTCTTCAGGATAATAATGACAGAACATTTATGAACTCTTGAGAATGAGATGTACATCCAAATATAGGAGGAACTCAGAACCCCAAACagacaagatcaaaaaagaaccCCTTCACTACACATTATAATTGAAATGACTAATGTGCACagcaaggatagaattttaaaatcctcaagaaaaaaaatcagttcacaATTAGAGGAGAGCCAATAAGAattacttctgatttctcagcagaaGTGCTAAAATTCAGGAAGACTTTTAATAATGTGTTTCaaaccctgaaagaaaataactgtcaattCAGATTACTATATCCAACAAAGTTATCctgtagaattaaaaaaaaggaaataaaaaattctaacataagcagaaactaaaagaattcatgacttcTAAGCTGACcctacagaaaatacttaaagaaatattacatgtagaaaaactcaaaaaacaaatcCCTGAGTTCACAAATGGATAAATCTCATTTGAAGAATCACAGGCAAATGATAAATAGGACAAATTAttcattagaaataataaaagtagcaggaattaataaacatctctcaGTAATAACATTCAATTTAAGTGGTCTCATCTGtcaaattaaaagacataggctggcagaatggattaaaaaacacaaTCTAAATATACATTGTTTACAAGACACTCACCCTTATTGGTGAATACAGCAACAGATTGAACATAAAAGGattaaaatttatataccatATAATTGAAGCCCCAAACCATCAGGAATATTCATAAAAAGCATATTTCAAGGAAAAACTTAGAACATACAAAGAAGGTCACTTAATATTAGTAAAGGGAATAATCCAATAATAAGATATATTGCTAGCAAATTTTTATGCCCCAAATGTTGGTTCACCTAATTACATATAACAGACATTACCTGAATTAAAGATATATAGGCTTCAGTACAATAATACTGAATTAACTGAACACACTTCACACATCAATTGATAGTTCATTATTCTGATTTGTGTacgaggtgtccccccaaaactacAGTTAgtacaggaatattcagaggtgaaatgattaaattatgacatCTGTGACTGATCAGCCCATTCTACTTTGAATGGACTGTGTGTTGACTATAGGTAGGAACTATAGGTAACTATAGGTAGTCTACCTACCTATAGTAGAGTGGCTGCAGGAGTGAGTCATGGAGCCATGCCTAGAATGCTGTTCTTCCTAGACCCCTTTGTCtccctctctttgctttctgatcccATCACAAACTGTGTGGTGTTCCTCTGCTGGTCCCTTCCCCCATGATGAGCTGCTTCctcttggacccagagcaagaATCAgctatctatgaactgagacctctgaaaacatgagccccaaataaacttttcctcatctaaattgttcttgttgcaCATTTTGATCACAGTGGTACAAAATCTAAGTAAAGGTCCAGTTGTAAACTCAGTAGAGAATCTTCACAcacagaaaatattataaatgaaatagataAACAGATACTATAGACTATTTCATCTAATATAGTTGATTTCTCTTATCAGATGCTCATGGAATATTCTCAAAAATTGACCATATTTTAGATCACAAAGAAACTTctagcaaatataaaatatcaatataattCCTTGTAACTTGTCTAAacctaatggaatgaaattagaaatcaactcCAAAAATACTTACAGAAGCCATATAAACACATAGGCATTGAACAGTGTTCACTTTTGAATAATGAATGGGCgatagaaaagaaattaaaggagaaatttttataaaatattagaatcaaATGTGAATATGGATAAAACATCAGAAAATCTGGAACATTATGATGGTGGTTTTAAGAGCAAGCATTATACCTACCAATAActgcataagaaaataataaatattccaaataaaGAAACTACTATTGTATCTCAAGCCCTTGAAAAGtaagaacaaaccaattccaaaatcattagaagaaaggaaataattatgttcaaagctgaaatcaatgaattaCAGAATAACAAAACAATTCAAAGAATcaaaaaacaaagagttggtacttgggggggggggaaagctTGGCAAACTCTTAGCcaaactaacaaaaagaaaaagagagatggcCACCTTGCCtgtgcagggctccaggcctcagcatcagagcAGGACTCACCCACGCAGGTCTCCCAGGTGCCCTAGAGGGACCACCGGCATCTGCACAGAGCAGGACTCTTGGCCGCCCACCTGCCCAGAAATCCCAGATGCTGCTCCCATGCAGGACACCTAGCCACTACCACCCACAGGAACTCCAACCACCACTCCCATGTAGACCTCCATCTACCAATATGGGGCTCCCTCactcacctccatcttgggactctgccgCCACTGCCACAGTCCCCTATGCACAATAGCCGGCCTGCACCTGGAGAcatcacacaggctctgaagacagccgACAGCCACAACACTGCCCgtcacagagctgcatctctgaacacataGCCAATGCCATTGTCTGGCTCCCCCCACCCAACGCGACACCCACCAatgaaagcagccacctccatcttggaccatcttcatcaccatctttagttggggcaccTCCCAGTTTGGAACACCAGCTGGGCATGTACCATAGTTCCCATcaccctctccccagcagccactTGCTTGGGCTCTCTCTCTGCccagcaaggaggtccacagaacagggtagaggaaagtgtggctgcagagtcactattcaagacctccggagaccaagctggaagtataTCTGATTTTATTGAGCagttaccatatatatatatatatatatatatatatatatatatatatatatacactcaggCAGCAGCTaggcagattacaggcagccaccaacaCAATTTTTAgccaactgtccttgcagcgACCAATTGAGAAGCAGACCGTGGAGCAAGCTCTGGGACCACAACATGTTGCCTCACGCTCCAGCGCGTGCCTACAGGTAAGTGTCTGCCACTCATGTACCTAGCACGAGGAGAGTGGTCTGCCACTCAGGTGCCCTTAATGTATGCCACATATGCAGTACTCCACACACCTGTCCCCACATCTCCCCCCTCTGATTGTGCCACAAGGACTTCTGCcagcattgctgtttttcatttagGGGCCTTTATATGGTTACATAAACATCTCTCAACACaagaaaatattatcactatAATAACCAGTAGGGCCAGGGTAATAGCATTATAAGGATTAGTTAATCTGGCTATCAGTTTTTCCCAATGTTCAGTCAGTccctggaagaaagaagaggttgttaAGATAGACATCTTTGTCTCATTGATTTTGACAATTGCCTTAGTAAGGTTTTGCATAGTCATAACACAGTTAGCATCCCAAGTACCCTTAATATGCAGAGAAAAACTGGAGAAGTCTAAGGTTATATtgtcagacacaacatattgggtGACACAAATGCTATGAAACTCAGGGTCACAAGTGAGTCTCTGCAACATAAACAGATTATCTAGTTGTTCTTGGTGAGGTCTAGTTCTTGCTGAATGACTAAAATAGCTGATCAGGACagtttatttaagtcattttggaTGGCAAAGGCTTCTGCCACGGCAGTGGACACATTGTTCACAGTCTGAGCAGTCTGGATACTCTGAGTGAGGGAAGCAGTGACAGTGGCTGTGGCTGCGATGGCGGTCACAGGGCAATAATCCCAGGGATGATGAGGCTAATTGCACGCCTTGTCTGATGTAGGATCTCATTCAGAAGGTTCTTCATCTCCATGCCCCATGGACACTTCCTCTCTCTGGACAGGGTCACTGGAAGCCAGATTGCTGGGGGCACTCTGAGGATAAATATACCTTTAGCTTTCACAACAGGGACTGGACAATTTGTGAGCCAGCAGGATGTATTGACTGCACAAGGGATCTCTGTATGAGTGATATTTATGCCATCAGTATCGTTGATTATTAGCATGGCAAAGGGTGGTGTCATACAAGCTTGTGCATAGTGGGTATGGGTATAATTTGGGATGAAGGAAAATCCATGGTCAGGGTTCTGAACTCAATATAGATCTATTCATCCAGCCGGCTGCTGCCCATTTGATGGGTCTAGCAGCTAGCAATATTGGTGTGAGATCCATCATGCCATACTGATTTTTGGCATAACGGTTGGTAATCAATAGAGGGAAAATCCTCCCTTCAGGCTTGCACAATGTAACCCATGAAACCAAGTtctaccatttaaaaatttttaaatttaaatagcaaaTAATCCATGAGCATCTATTTGGtaattctaaaatgtttatttatgaaaattatgtTGCTTTAGAAATAATCACTTGGGTTAACTGTGCAACTACTTTTATTTCCTATCCAAATATATTGTGAGCACCTGCCACTTTCCAAAACTACTATTAaacttacattttgttttttagcaAATGATGGGTAAAATTAGAGGAATAAAAGTCAGCTTGGAACTGAGCACAAACCATTTTAGAGTGATTTCCAGGACTCTCTAAGGGAGAGTGGAAACTTTTCATGGCTCTCGACTTCCTGTCTGGTTCACATGATGGCCACCAGCCTTGGGCTTGCCCACTTTCCCAGCTGTCTCAGCCAAGCGTCCTGTACCTCTTTGTTCCTCAGGGTGTCGATGAGAGGGTTCAACAGGGGTGTGACCACAGTGTAGAAGAAGGTGAAAAACTTGCCGTTCTTTGAAGTGAAGTTCCTCTGAGGGTCAGTGTACACCATGGCCACTGTCCCATAAAACATGAAGACcatgaggaggtgggaggagcagggtTCAGTggctttcttccttccctcctctgacTTCATGAACCTCACAGCCTGAGCTATGCAGCCATAGGAAGCCAGGATCAGCCCCACAGGGACCATGGTGAAGATGACAGCCGTGATGGTCATCGGCCACTTATTGGCAGTGGTGTCTCCACAGGCCAGGCGCCTGAGGACAGGCACCTCACACAGAAAGCCATCCAGGAGGTGATGAGGGCAGAAGGGCAACTGGAGTGTGACAGGGGACAGGATGAGAGACCCTGTCAGGGCAGACAGCCAGGCCCTGAGTGCCAGCTTCCAGCAGAGCAGAGGGTACATGAAGATGGAGTAGCGCAGGGGCAGCAGACAGCCACGCAGCGGTAGAAGGACATCACCACCAGCAAGCTGCATTCTGTGGCCCCCACAGAGGGACACACACAGCTGCAAGGCACAGCCTGCAGAGCTGATGCCCAGGTTTGACGTCTCTGGCACACAGTGGTCGTGCTGAAGCCGAGCTCCAGGGTGGAAAGATTGCTAAGGGAGAAGTCCATGGGCATGTGGAGACATGGTCCACGCAGGAAAGCAAGGCTATCGGGAAGCCTCTGAGCACGATGATGCCGTAGAACATGGCAATGGCCCAGGAGAGAGCAGTTTCCAGCTGGGGCCACTCAGAAGCTGGGAAGGATGGACCTCCTGTGGAACCCTGGTTGGTCTTCTCTTCCTTGGTCTTTGGGTTTTGGATATAATGGTAAGTTTTGAGAACTGGATTTTTTAGAAGGGATAcacttctatttatttagagAAGATGAACATATTTAGATTCCAGGCAGTCTTGGGATGGGACATGTAATTCCCCTAAATTATCCTAACAACATGCATTCTTCTCTGTAAAGTCTTTAGGTTTTGTACAGTAAATGGGTACTTTCAACTGTCCCTTGGATCTCTTGGAGCTTTTACCTCCAAAACCTGTAGTCACACCTTCCCAGTGACAGCCCTCATCACTGGGGCCTCCACATGTTCCTCTCACACTGTCCTTTCAACATTCATTCAGCAATTTCTACAATATGTGGGATGATTAAAACCCATagctactttcttttctttttttgagagaggatctttctaagtttcctaggctgacctcaaactcatgGTCTTCCTGCCTTTTCTTCACAGGTAGCTGGggtttcaggcatgcaccaccatacttgTTCTACAATTTACTTAAAAACAACAGTTTACTAACCAATTCACTGCGTAACTCTTTAGGAGGGGATGATGACATTCATCGCTGTGACATGAGAAACAACGCAGCAGGTGACACTGCTTCTGCAACATGGAGTCACAGAAACAGTTGAGGGAGACAGAGTGTCCCTACAATCAGATTCTGCAATACACTAGTAACACAGGATCCTTAAAGCTGAACAGCATATGGAGATAATCTGTGCATCTGAAAACACACCCTGTTTCAAAGATTGGGACAGAACTTTGGGCGTATCCTTCAATTCCAAGCAGAGGTGTGCCTCGCTCTCTGAATGTATGTGCTTACCTGGACTGGCCAGATACTAGGCAGAGTTGGCAGACCACAAGCCTGCTGCTCAGGAGCCCCCTGGGGATGCCCCATCTTGAGGACTTAGTGCCAATGCCCAACGCTGACAAGCTTCATTGCTGAATATAAGACATTGCACTGACGTCAGGAAATGGTGAGAAAagtttcaaatgcttttttttttttcctactgaggaggaaaaaaaggagcaCAGAGGGGAGTGGGTGTTCGAGAGGCCCCAGTGGACCTAACCCTCACAGCTACACTCTGCAGGGCATTCCTGCCCTCCATTTATTGGCAGCAGGCACTCTAAGAGCCACGGGGCAGTAACTCAGTGTGGTTTTGACAGATTTTCCCAAAGAGTGCAGATGTGGAGTACGTTCACACCGTGGCCGCAGGCCGTCTTCTCAGGAAAAACAGCGATTCAGCTCTTCAGTCCATTTTGAGATTTTTTGATTTCTTAGATATTCTGGATAGGACCACAGTAGCTCAAGCAGCTTATCTACTGATCCTACATTCTGCAAGTTTCAGCAATGTTTTTGTCAGTCTTTTGTCTGCTAGGGCCGAAAGACccacaagaacaatttcagagaaggaaaacttTCCTTtgagctcagtttcagaggtctcagtgcatcATTCTGGGcaccaggtgaggcagaacatcaaggcacaAGAGTGTGGCAGAGTAAAGTAGCTCAGGACCTcacacaaggaagcagagagagcgagCTCTGCTCATCAAGtaaaaatatagaccccaaaTGCATGATCTTTGCtgctccagccacaacctaccaaactacagttaccacccagttcatTACTTCAAGTGGGTCAATGCACACATTAGGTTAAGGCTTCTGTAACCtgataatttcacctctaaactttcttgcattgtctcacacatgagcttttgggagacacctcatatctaaactgcAACATTCCACCTCTGTCCCAAAAGTTTATGACCATCTCAAATGCAAGATAcattagtccatttccaagagtccccacaGTCTCATCAGTTCCATCACTGCCCCAGAGTCCATGTCCAAAGTCTCATTTGAGATTCAAGGCAAACTCTCAGTGTATAAGTCctagtaaaaatcaaaagcaagt harbors:
- the LOC144378606 gene encoding olfactory receptor 2T11, with product MSTGNRTSTSDFVLLGLLVSTEATGIVFTVIFAIFVVAVTANVVMIVLIQVDSRLHTPMYFLLSQLSIMDTLFICTTVPKLLVDMVSTERTISFVACGIQIFLYLTMIGSEFFLLGLMAYDRYVAVCNPLRYPVLMNRKMCLLLAAGAWFGGSLDGFLLTPITMNVPYCGSHQINHFFCEIPAVLKLACADTSLYETLMYLCCVLMLLIPISIISTSYALILLTVHRMRSAEGRKKAFTTCSSHLTVVSIFYGAAFYTYVLPRSFHTPEQDKVVSAFYTIVTPMLNPLIYSLRNKDVMGALERVFSHCSPAQKVATGEA